A section of the Pogoniulus pusillus isolate bPogPus1 chromosome 3, bPogPus1.pri, whole genome shotgun sequence genome encodes:
- the LOC135190309 gene encoding gap junction beta-6 protein — MDWGALHTVLGGVNKHSTSIGKIWLTVLFIFRIMILVVAAEKVWGDEQDDFVCNTLQPGCKNVCYDHFFPISHIRLWALQLIFVSTPALLVAMHVAYRRHEKKRQFRKGDQKCEYKDIEEIRKQRFHIEGSLWWTYTSSIFFRLVFEAVFMYAFYFMYDGFRMPRLMKCNAWPCPNTVDCFVSRPTEKTVFTIFMIAVSSICILLNVAELCYLLTKFFLRRSKKAANKKQHPNHENKEETKQNEMNELISDSCQNTVIGFTSS; from the coding sequence ATGGATTGGGGAGCTCTGCATACCGTTTTAGGAGGTGTAAATAAGCACTCCACCAGCATCGGCAAGATCTGGCTCACAGTCCTGTTCATCTTCCGTATCATGATCCTCGTTGTGGCTGCAGAGAAAGTCTGGGGAGATGAACAAGATGACTTTGTCTGCAACACACTACAACCTGGTTGTAAGAATGTTTGCTATGATCACTTTTTTCCCATCTCTCACATCAGACTCTGGGCCCTGCAGCTGATCTTTGTTTCCACACCTGCGTTGCTGGTGGCCATGCATGTAGCTTACAGGAGGCATGAGAAGAAAAGGCAATTCAGAAAAGGAGACCAGAAATGTGAATACAAGGACATTGAAGAAATCAGAAAACAGAGGTTTCATATTGAGGGCTCCTTGTGGTGGACATACACCAGCAGCATCTTCTTCAGACTGGTCTTTGAGGCAGTCTTCATGTATGCATTTTATTTCATGTATGATGGGTTCCGAATGCCTCGTTTAATGAAGTGTAATGCTTGGCCCTGCCCCAACACAGTAGACTGCTTTGTTTCTCGACCTACTGAAAAGACAGTGTTTACTATTTTCATGATTGCTGTGTCCAGCATTTGCATTCTTTTAAATGTGGCTGAATTGTGTTACTTACTGACAAAATTTTTCCTCAGAAGATCTAAAAAAGCTGCAAATAAAAAACAGCATCCCAACCATGAGAAtaaggaagaaacaaaacaaaatgaaatgaacGAGTTAATATCTGATAGCTGCCAGAACACAGTAATAGGATTTACAAGTAGTTAA